The DNA window TTATATTCATGTTTACCAAAACATTCTTTAGCTTTACAAGActggaaaagaaaataagtcCATCAATTAGTAGAACATTGACTACTGGAAGTAGTAAGATTTTCactctattttaaaattaagtcaCTTCTTGAAATGCATTTCATCTCCCATTAAAGACTCCACTAAAAACCAAGCTATCGCCTCCTAATGATGCCTCCCACTCTGTGGAGGAGATCCTGATTTGAGATAATGAAACAACCACCTCCCGCATTTCTGGTCTGTTAATTGcattttcacttagacaccacTCTGCAATTTCGGCCATCTGTAGTGTAATGAGAAAATATCAGCTCTAGATGCATAGTCTACTGGCCATCAAAATAGAAGTAGAAGAATTAGAGACTTGGACATCAAGATTTTTTAGATTTCCAACCTTGTATATATCTTCCATGGGGTAGCATCCCTTGAGATTTCCATCTATAGAAGATTCTAATGCTGAGTCCGGATCCTCGTCTTGGAAAATTTCGTGAATCTGACCATTCAGTTGACACCTTTTTTGGTTAATGGAAGACTACATATAATGTATATAAATTTAAGCTGTAACAAGCAAGAAAGTGATCTCCTGACATCCATGCTCTAAGAAATGCATACATCTCACTTATTCTTCATTTTAGGTTCTTCTTTCGTATAAGCATTTTTTAGTATTTCAAGTCATGTTCTAAAATAGAGTCATTTCTTTCGGATGGTCATTCATGTGGTTGTGTTTCATTCCTTAATATATCTCTGCTAAATAGTTGACTTACAATAGAGATAAGTGATTTCATCTTGTTTGGATCTCCATTTTCACGAATGAGTGCACGTTTGCCAGTAATTAGTTCTGCAAGAACTACTCCAAATGCAAAAACATCTGTTTTGGTAGTTATCTGCAGTTCTTTCACAGATCTGTAACATATGAGACATCAGAAGCAAATCTTATAAATTCTTCTAATCATATGGTTCTGATGTTGCAAGACAATATAGCATTCCATTGTAAAAAGACAAGAAAAAGGACTAGCAAGAATGACTAAATGCAGATGCTTACTCAGGGGGGAGATATCCTGGTGTTCCAACTAGGCGGGTCGCCAAGAATTCATCTTCATTGGTTCGACCAACTAGTTTTGCCAGGCCAAAATCTGCAACCTATAAAAGAGCACTTTCTTGGATGTATGATAAATGAAAACTACAAATTCTTCACTAAAGTTTTAGTTCATCTATCTATGTACTTGAAGGAGTCAAGAAGGCACCTTAGCTCTCATGGCTTCATCCAGTAGAATGTTACTCGTTTTAATATCACGGTGAACATACCGAGATTTTGTATGGTCATGGATATACTCGATACCCCTTGCAGTATCTACAGCAATCTGTGTTCTTGTAGTCCAACTTAGAGGCTTATGACCTGGTTCAGAACAAGTGGATGTGAGCTAACTAATGATTCTGCTTAATTCTTCTTTTTTGCCTTTTGAAATCTTAGTTCTTTTTATCCTTTCTCCATATTGGTTGAAGCTTCTCAGCATTCCTAAACAGAGTTATACAGTTTATGATTTCTTTTAACTAGTGGACTGTTATCGCttaaattttgtatcaatatGAGCTTAAGGTTGAATTTACATGTTATTGAATACCTTTTAGCAGTGGTTGATGAAGATGTTCATTGAGAGAGCCATTTGGAACATACTCATAGACCAAGTAGAGGTGATCATCGCCGCTGGCATATCCCAACAGCTCCACCTACACGATGAACTCTTCATAAATACTGGAGCATCATCAAAGTAAATTGCAGCTTTCAGTTATTAAATCTGATTACTTACCACATTTATGTGATGGATCTTGCATAAGACTTTGAGCTCTGCCATAAACTCCTTGGACTTGTTGGACCTCATCTTTTTTATTGCAACTTCCTAGAATCAGTTTGATAATCGCCTTTTAATTGCGAGGCACAGAAGAATCTGAGTTGGCTTgagaaaaaatgaaacaaaaggaaGTGCTAGATACCTGCTTTCCAATCGTCCCATAATACACACTCCCATATCCACCTGCCCCGATAATCCTAGACTCATCACAATCGCTTGTAGCTTCTGCTATTTCCTCAAGACTGTATATTACTGGCCTTTCTGATTCGAAAACTGGCATTTCTGCAGAGTTGAATAAATTGATTGTATTAATTTTCTGTCATGCAATCTTTTCCTGTTTTGCATAAATAAATGGCAAACAGTAAACCTTCAGTATGATCTTTATACATGTACTGCTTCTGAAGtgacatgtttttttttgtactaaAGCTTTTGGAAACAGCTGCAGCATCCTCCTTGACGCGTCTCTGCAATCTATTTCTCCTTAGAATAAATACTATCACAGTGCAGATTGAAAGTACTGTCACAGCTGATAGTATTCCAACTAATACCATCCATTTGTGTGCTTTGTGATTCTTTCCTGTTGAATGATGGGTAAAATGAAGCAACGAAAAGTCAATTTCTAATAATCAAATAGCACTGTTTAATGTATATACCATCTAATAACTTCCTGAGTGATTTCCTTAACATTTTATGGAACTTTGCTAACCAAGGATGAGATACTGACTATTTAACTGATGAAAAAAACAGAAATTTGCTAATAGGAGATGATCTAATTCGCCAACAGTCTCAAGACGCTTATAAGCAAGCTATCTGCTTTCATGATTTGATTTCTCAGATTGTCACTCAGCTAATAACTATTCTCTCATAAAATCACTTTCTCGATGTTGAAGGAAATTGGAATCAAGAAGaaaggtgactttctgagatgataactattagttgagtgacaATCTGAGAAATCAATATGATGATCTAATTGTTTAGTCAACATAGTAATACATAGTTGATGAGATAAAAAAGAGACAAATCTCAATACAAGATATAACTTACCGGTACTTGGTAGAGGAACTCCATTTTTGTACATGGGCACATATAATAGCCATCCAACATCTACAAACTGTGGCCATTTCAAATAAGGATTCAAGTTCTCAATATCACTGACTT is part of the Solanum stenotomum isolate F172 chromosome 8, ASM1918654v1, whole genome shotgun sequence genome and encodes:
- the LOC125873421 gene encoding lysM domain receptor-like kinase 3, with product MASWCCILIFYFLFPLIFPKIITNFTSAIPTQLTNIHPFPCSDHIKTCNAFLYQHNSLSKQNITFFYSVNASAIEPISYDDRQDYLVNVPCTCKDVNGTVGYFYDTIYNLQSRDTFANVSNDIYSGQAWEVGGEDKSYKAGENVTMHLLCGCVEDEQKTVVTYTVQQHDTLSSIGDSLSSQVSDIENLNPYLKWPQFVDVGWLLYVPMYKNGVPLPSTGKLYLNHKAHKWMVLVGILSAVTVLSICTVIVFILRRNRLQRRVKEDAAAVSKSFSTKKNMSLQKQYMYKDHTEEMPVFESERPVIYSLEEIAEATSDCDESRIIGAGGYGSVYYGTIGKQEVAIKKMRSNKSKEFMAELKVLCKIHHINVVELLGYASGDDHLYLVYEYVPNGSLNEHLHQPLLKGHKPLSWTTRTQIAVDTARGIEYIHDHTKSRYVHRDIKTSNILLDEAMRAKVADFGLAKLVGRTNEDEFLATRLVGTPGYLPPESVKELQITTKTDVFAFGVVLAELITGKRALIRENGDPNKMKSLISIIHEIFQDEDPDSALESSIDGNLKGCYPMEDIYKMAEIAEWCLSENAINRPEMREVVVSLSQIRISSTEWEASLGGDSLVFSGVFNGR